In Drosophila yakuba strain Tai18E2 chromosome X, Prin_Dyak_Tai18E2_2.1, whole genome shotgun sequence, a single genomic region encodes these proteins:
- the LOC6526131 gene encoding zinc finger protein 337: protein MFTTLTDLARLCRICLRHLRDRDTQCPDPRLIAILQKFLDIDIKQQPQGFPTEICNLCHNAVVYFEELRQVARESSQKLSEWQPMDIAVARVKEEPPDEGLGENPEEKHQELEEEQEKRLDSLQLELAEKQEDQEETLDDREDEEYQDEYQNSQQQLSQTAGSKRRAGLACDQCGKQVYKLPYLEAHIRSVHQGYSKPFLCRSCDKCFTRYEQLRSHMRNAHPQLEQLQQELRDLICELCNRQYSTKNALGEHLKRHAQRKEHVCEHCGVAKVTRTELLTHLRTHNPTWERFKCEQCPQLFRHKSAISRHVRVVHEGQRRFQCGHCEKKFGTHASQVRHERLHTEPTGSGEAGMAEEWPFACVHCQKPCVSRQTLELHLRRHGARKTHRKRREQSKESEQQEEHDRDRDQEAREVHQEQLRKKKKLRQRDLAVEIHPNEATKQANKRHSGSQQGEECHNPEQDPLQESQCKLEQEDALDPEWQHKLEQDAESQDVVRLEEQFHDYKLSPSKAL, encoded by the exons ATGTTCACCACATTAACGGACCTCGCCCGCCTGTGCAGGATTTGCCTGCGTCACCTGCGGGATCGCGACACCCAGTGTCCCGATCCGCGACTCATCGCGATTCTGCAGAAGTTCCTGGACATCGACATTAAGCAGCAGCCGCAGGGATTTCCCACGGAGATCTGCAACCTGTGCCACAACGCGGTGGTCTACTTTGAGGAGCTGCGCCAAGTGGCCAGGGAATCCAGCCAGAAGCTCAGCGAATGGCAGCCAATGGACATTGCGGTCGCCAGG GTGAAGGAGGAGCCGCCGGACGAAGGACTCGGGGAAAACCCAGAGGAAAAGCACCAGGAACTGGAGGAAGAGCAGGAAAAGCGTTTGGACAGCCTGCAGTTAGAGCTTGCGGAGAAGcaggaggatcaggaggagaCGCTCGACGACCGTGAGGATGAGGAGTATCAAGATGAGTACCAGAACAGCCAGCAACAGCTTAGTCAAACCGCTGGCAGCAAACGGCGCGCTGGCCTGGCCTGCGATCAGTGCGGCAAACAGGTGTATAAGCTACCGTACTTGGAGGCCCACATCCGCAGCGTCCATCAGGGCTACTCGAAACCCTTCTTGTGCCGCAGCTGCGACAAGTGCTTCACTCGCTACGAGCAGCTGCGCTCTCACATGCGCAACGCCCATCcccagctggagcagctgcagcaggagctgcgCGACCTCATCTGCGAGCTGTGCAACCGGCAGTATAGCACGAAGAATGCCTTGGGCGAGCATTTGAAGCGTCATGCCCAGCGCAAGGAGCACGTGTGCGAACACTGTGGCGTGGCCAAGGTGACCAGAACGGAGCTACTGACCCACCTGCGCACTCACAATCCCACCTGGGAGCGCTTCAAGTGCGAGCAGTGTCCGCAACTGTTTCGCCACAAGAGCGCCATTAGCCGGCACGTTCGGGTGGTTCACGAGGGCCAGCGGAGGTTCCAGTGCGGTCATTGTGAGAAAAAGTTTGGCACGCATGCATCGCAGGTGCGGCACGAGCGGTTGCACACGGAACCCACGGGCTCAGGAGAGGCAGGAATGGCCGAGGAATGGCCCTTTGCCTGCGTTCATTGCCAGAAGCCCTGCGTTTCGCGACAAACCCTCGAGTTGCATCTAAGAAGGCACGGCGCGAGAAAGACGCACAGGAAAAGAAGGGAGCAGAGTAAGGAGAgtgagcagcaggaggagcacgACCGTGATCGGGATCAGGAGGCTCGGGAAGTCCATCAGGAGCAGCTTCGCAAGAAGAAAAAGCTACGACAGAGGGATCTCGCCGTTGAAATCCACCCAAATGAGGCAACCAAGCAGGCGAACAAACGGCACAGTGGGAGTCAACAAGGTGAAGAGTGCCACAATCCGGAACAGGATCCGCTGCAGGAAAGTCAATGCAAACTAGAGCAGGAGGATGCACTCGATCCGGAATGGCAGCACAAATTAGAGCAGGACGCAGAATCGCAAGACGTGGTGCGACTGGAAGAGCAGTTCCATGACTATAAACTAAGCCCTTCGAAAGCCTTATGA